One window of the Nocardia huaxiensis genome contains the following:
- the sufB gene encoding Fe-S cluster assembly protein SufB: MTTTADQAQPLTQEETIASLGNYEYGWADKDVAGASAKRGLSEDVVRDISAKKSEPEWMLDFRLKALRIFDKKPMPNWGSNLEGIDFDNIKYFVRSSEKQAASWEELPEDIKNTYDKLGIPEAEKQRLVAGVAAQYESEVVYHSIREDLEKQGVIFLDTDTGLKEHPELFQQYFGSVIPSGDNKFSALNSAVWSGGSFIYVPPGVHVDIPLQAYFRINTENMGQFERTLIIVDEDAYVHYVEGCTAPIYSSDSLHSAVVEIIVKKGGRCRYTTIQNWSNNVYNLVTKRAKAEAGATMEWVDGNIGSKVTMKYPAVWMTGEHAKGEVLSIAFAGEGQHQDTGAKMLHLAPHTSSNIISKSVARGGGRASYRGLVQVNKGAYASKSTVKCDALLVDNISRSDTYPYVDIREDDVTMGHEATVSKVSEDQLFYLMSRGLTEDEAMAMVVRGFVEPIAKELPMEYALELNRLIELQMEGAVG; encoded by the coding sequence ATGACGACGACCGCCGACCAGGCGCAGCCGCTGACCCAGGAAGAGACCATCGCGTCGCTGGGGAACTATGAGTACGGCTGGGCCGACAAGGATGTCGCCGGTGCCAGTGCCAAGCGCGGCCTGTCCGAGGACGTCGTCCGCGACATCTCGGCCAAGAAGAGCGAGCCCGAATGGATGCTCGACTTCCGGCTGAAGGCGCTGCGCATCTTCGACAAGAAGCCCATGCCGAACTGGGGTTCCAACCTCGAGGGCATCGACTTCGACAACATCAAGTACTTCGTGCGGTCGTCGGAGAAGCAGGCGGCGTCGTGGGAAGAGCTGCCCGAGGACATCAAGAACACCTACGACAAGCTCGGCATCCCGGAGGCGGAGAAGCAGCGCCTGGTCGCCGGTGTCGCCGCGCAGTACGAGTCCGAGGTCGTCTACCACTCCATCCGTGAGGATCTGGAGAAGCAGGGCGTCATCTTCCTCGACACCGATACCGGTCTCAAGGAGCACCCGGAGCTGTTCCAGCAGTACTTCGGCTCGGTCATCCCGTCGGGTGACAACAAGTTCTCCGCGCTGAATTCGGCTGTGTGGTCGGGTGGTTCGTTCATCTACGTGCCGCCGGGCGTGCACGTCGACATCCCGCTGCAGGCGTACTTCCGCATCAACACCGAGAACATGGGTCAGTTCGAGCGCACGCTGATCATCGTCGACGAGGATGCCTACGTGCACTACGTCGAGGGCTGCACCGCGCCGATCTACAGCTCGGACTCGCTGCACTCCGCGGTCGTGGAGATCATCGTGAAGAAGGGTGGCCGCTGCCGGTACACCACCATTCAGAACTGGTCGAACAACGTCTACAACCTGGTCACCAAGCGGGCCAAGGCCGAGGCGGGCGCGACCATGGAATGGGTCGACGGCAATATCGGCTCCAAGGTCACCATGAAGTACCCGGCCGTGTGGATGACCGGTGAGCACGCCAAGGGCGAGGTGCTCTCCATCGCCTTCGCCGGCGAGGGCCAGCACCAGGACACCGGCGCGAAGATGCTGCACCTGGCGCCGCACACCTCGTCGAACATCATCTCCAAGTCGGTGGCGCGCGGCGGTGGCCGTGCCTCCTACCGCGGTCTGGTGCAGGTGAACAAGGGCGCGTACGCGTCCAAGTCGACCGTCAAGTGTGATGCGCTGCTGGTGGACAACATCTCTCGCTCCGACACCTACCCCTACGTCGACATCCGCGAGGACGACGTGACCATGGGCCACGAGGCGACCGTCTCGAAGGTGTCCGAGGATCAGCTGTTCTACCTGATGTCGCGCGGTCTCACCGAGGACGAGGCCATGGCGATGGTGGTGCGCGGCTTCGTGGAGCCGATCGCCAAGGAACTGCCCATGGAGTACGCGCTCGAGCTGAACCGCCTGATCGAACTGCAGATGGAAGGAGCCGTCGGCTGA
- a CDS encoding helix-turn-helix transcriptional regulator, translated as MYFRHTCVVKTVGLRNAGTGTGRRKGARTVVVPEPTGEGHTREAVIQLLLEEGPITATAIGERLGLTPAGVRRHLEALIESGEARATRSAKWQQSGRGRPAKQYQLTSTGRGRLGHAYDDLAGAAMRQLREIGGDKAIVDFARKRVGAIVTGIDRLKGHTAAETEAKAEEIADAFSEAGFAASTRKVGAGVQICQHHCPVSHVAEEFPELCAAELEAFREILGTHVQRLATIANGDCACTTHVPLLMPTVKPNTAKKTARPAVAQPATTSTHDSGRSAE; from the coding sequence ATGTATTTCCGTCACACTTGTGTTGTGAAAACCGTGGGTTTGCGGAATGCGGGAACAGGCACCGGGCGCCGAAAGGGCGCCCGGACTGTTGTCGTGCCCGAGCCCACCGGTGAAGGCCACACCCGTGAGGCCGTCATCCAGCTGCTGCTGGAAGAGGGGCCGATCACCGCGACCGCCATCGGCGAGCGGCTGGGGCTCACGCCCGCCGGGGTGCGCAGGCACCTCGAGGCGCTCATCGAATCGGGCGAGGCACGGGCCACCCGCTCGGCCAAATGGCAGCAGAGCGGGCGGGGCCGACCGGCCAAGCAGTATCAGCTGACCTCCACCGGCAGGGGCCGGCTGGGCCATGCCTACGATGACCTCGCCGGTGCCGCGATGCGACAGTTGCGTGAGATCGGTGGCGACAAGGCCATTGTCGATTTCGCGCGCAAGCGGGTCGGGGCCATTGTCACGGGCATCGATCGGCTCAAGGGGCACACCGCCGCCGAGACCGAGGCCAAGGCCGAAGAGATCGCGGACGCGTTCTCCGAGGCCGGGTTCGCCGCGTCGACCCGGAAAGTCGGTGCGGGCGTGCAGATCTGCCAGCACCACTGCCCGGTGTCGCATGTGGCCGAGGAATTTCCGGAGCTGTGCGCCGCCGAACTGGAGGCGTTCCGGGAGATTCTCGGCACGCACGTGCAGCGGCTGGCCACCATCGCCAATGGCGACTGCGCGTGCACCACGCACGTGCCGTTGCTCATGCCGACCGTCAAACCGAATACCGCTAAGAAGACCGCACGACCTGCCGTTGCTCAGCCCGCAACGACCTCTACACACGACTCCGGAAGGAGTGCCGAATGA
- a CDS encoding peptide deformylase encodes MAIRPILIAGDPRLSAPAVAVTEFDSELAAFVDTLFETNTAARGAGLAANQIGDPRAVFVYDLMADGVRHRGYVVNPVLETSEIPETMPDPDDDIEGCLSVPGEWYPTGRADWAKVTGVDVEGNPVAVEGTGYLARCLQHETDHLIGHLYLDRLIGRNQRAARKMIKANGWTEPGRSWLPGQDVDPFHG; translated from the coding sequence GTGGCAATTCGACCGATCCTCATCGCCGGTGATCCGCGCCTGAGCGCGCCGGCCGTTGCCGTCACCGAATTCGATTCGGAGCTGGCGGCTTTCGTGGACACCCTCTTCGAGACCAATACCGCCGCGCGCGGGGCCGGGCTGGCGGCCAACCAGATCGGTGATCCTCGGGCCGTTTTCGTATACGACCTGATGGCCGACGGTGTGCGGCATCGCGGCTACGTGGTGAACCCGGTGCTCGAGACGTCCGAGATTCCGGAGACCATGCCCGATCCGGACGACGATATCGAGGGCTGCCTGTCGGTTCCCGGCGAGTGGTATCCCACCGGCCGCGCCGACTGGGCAAAGGTCACCGGCGTGGATGTCGAGGGCAACCCGGTCGCCGTCGAGGGCACCGGCTATCTCGCCCGCTGCCTGCAGCACGAGACCGACCACCTCATCGGCCACCTGTATCTGGATCGCCTCATCGGCCGCAATCAGCGCGCGGCCCGCAAGATGATCAAGGCCAATGGCTGGACCGAGCCCGGTCGCTCATGGCTGCCCGGCCAGGATGTGGATCCCTTCCACGGCTAG
- a CDS encoding alpha/beta fold hydrolase, whose translation MPGRVPGGKRVVHGKAQMFDGFSEFDIDVSGTTIHGRCGGSGPPVLLLHGIPETHLMWHRVAPELARHHTVVATDLRGFGASGKPESTPDHSPYAMSTLARDQVAVMAELGFPRFAVAGHDRGARCAYRMALDHPEVVTALAVLDIIPTGDVFDHSDHDLWLSHWVWTFLAAPRPIPEIMIARSPSTFVNHMLDSWSSDPSVFPPSLRTAYITNFATPQGIRAICEEYRAAATIDYADDHRDLGVRRIECPVLVLWDEKGFVGQSFDPLRVWQRWAPDVRGKPLRGGHFLPEENPDEVARELLDFLSA comes from the coding sequence ATGCCCGGACGGGTACCCGGAGGAAAACGCGTCGTCCACGGGAAGGCACAGATGTTCGACGGGTTCTCCGAATTCGATATCGACGTGTCCGGCACCACGATTCACGGGCGCTGCGGTGGCTCCGGGCCGCCCGTGCTGCTGCTGCACGGGATACCCGAAACGCACCTCATGTGGCATCGGGTCGCGCCGGAACTCGCCCGTCACCACACGGTCGTCGCCACCGACCTGCGTGGCTTCGGCGCCAGCGGCAAACCCGAGAGCACTCCGGACCACAGTCCCTACGCCATGAGCACCCTCGCCAGGGATCAGGTGGCCGTCATGGCCGAACTCGGCTTTCCGCGCTTCGCCGTGGCCGGCCACGATCGCGGGGCCCGGTGCGCCTACCGCATGGCCCTCGATCATCCCGAAGTCGTCACCGCCCTGGCGGTTCTCGACATCATCCCCACCGGTGACGTCTTCGACCACAGCGATCACGACCTGTGGCTGTCGCACTGGGTGTGGACCTTCCTGGCCGCCCCGCGCCCCATCCCGGAGATCATGATCGCCCGCTCGCCGTCGACGTTCGTCAATCACATGCTCGACAGCTGGTCCAGCGATCCGTCGGTCTTCCCGCCGTCGCTGCGCACCGCCTACATCACCAATTTCGCGACCCCGCAGGGTATTCGGGCCATCTGCGAGGAGTATCGCGCCGCCGCCACCATCGACTATGCCGACGATCACCGTGACCTGGGCGTCCGCCGGATCGAATGCCCGGTGCTAGTGCTGTGGGACGAGAAGGGTTTCGTCGGCCAGTCCTTCGACCCCCTGCGCGTCTGGCAGCGCTGGGCCCCGGACGTGCGCGGAAAACCCTTGCGCGGCGGCCACTTCCTGCCCGAGGAGAACCCGGACGAGGTGGCCCGCGAGCTGCTGGACTTCCTGTCCGCCTGA
- a CDS encoding zinc-dependent alcohol dehydrogenase, with translation MKRLLLDGPGALRWEDCPEPTLDSPDQALVRPVAVATCDLDPAVLQGRFPNPGPYPFGHEGVAEVVAVGEEVRTVAVGDHVVVPFQISCGACPACLRGHTGNCTAHPFMSTYGLGTMGGLEWGGLWADLTLVPHADAMLVPMPQGVDPVAVASASDNIPDAYRAVAPQLATDPGAEVLVLGGGAAPSIGLYAAGLAVALDSARVVYLDTDPERLSLAAKLGAEAVEGPSDSRVGRFPVTVEAAGGRRALIAAINATANDGWCTSVSVQTKDVPMPVFGMYSRCCTFHTGRAHVRPAIPAVLSLVAAGRFDPSLVTTTVVERTDSLEALLEAPMKLVAVH, from the coding sequence ATGAAGCGACTGCTACTCGACGGCCCCGGCGCGCTGCGCTGGGAGGACTGTCCCGAACCCACCCTCGATTCCCCGGACCAGGCGCTGGTCCGCCCGGTCGCGGTGGCCACCTGCGATCTGGATCCCGCTGTGCTCCAAGGTCGTTTCCCCAATCCCGGGCCCTATCCGTTCGGCCACGAAGGCGTCGCCGAAGTGGTCGCGGTGGGGGAGGAGGTGCGCACCGTCGCCGTGGGCGACCACGTGGTGGTGCCCTTCCAGATCTCCTGCGGCGCCTGCCCGGCCTGCCTGCGCGGGCACACCGGCAACTGCACCGCCCACCCGTTCATGTCCACCTACGGCCTCGGCACCATGGGCGGTCTCGAATGGGGCGGGCTCTGGGCCGATCTCACGCTCGTCCCGCACGCCGACGCCATGCTGGTCCCGATGCCGCAGGGCGTGGACCCGGTGGCCGTGGCCAGCGCCAGCGACAATATTCCCGACGCCTACCGGGCCGTCGCGCCGCAGTTGGCCACCGATCCCGGTGCGGAAGTGCTGGTGCTCGGTGGCGGCGCCGCCCCCTCGATCGGTCTCTACGCCGCCGGTCTGGCCGTCGCGCTGGACTCGGCCCGCGTCGTCTATCTCGACACCGACCCCGAACGGCTCTCCCTCGCGGCGAAACTCGGCGCCGAAGCCGTGGAGGGCCCGTCCGATTCCCGTGTGGGGCGCTTCCCGGTCACCGTGGAAGCCGCGGGCGGTCGCCGCGCGCTGATCGCCGCCATCAATGCCACCGCCAATGACGGCTGGTGCACCAGCGTCAGCGTCCAGACCAAGGACGTCCCCATGCCGGTCTTCGGAATGTATTCGCGCTGCTGCACATTCCACACCGGCCGCGCTCACGTCCGCCCGGCCATTCCCGCCGTCCTCAGCCTCGTCGCGGCGGGCCGGTTCGATCCGTCCCTGGTCACCACGACGGTGGTCGAGCGCACCGATTCCCTCGAGGCGCTGCTGGAGGCCCCGATGAAACTGGTCGCCGTGCACTGA
- a CDS encoding TetR/AcrR family transcriptional regulator gives MVSESKRRIEMAAAGLLARHGYHGFGLKKLSEAAGLPYGSIYHHFPGGKEEIAVSAITGTGVLVGRMICQAPPDVFATAATLFDFMAVKLAESGWTDGCPVGTPALDGGSDVDAVRAACVSAFEAMARGFTDMLAEMGLPEVEAYELATTVVAAYEGATLLARVRRSEEPLHTVSRAVARLIRLSVAEIDAAEANSP, from the coding sequence ATGGTTTCGGAGTCCAAACGGCGGATCGAGATGGCAGCGGCGGGTCTGCTGGCCCGGCACGGCTATCACGGATTCGGATTGAAGAAGTTGAGCGAGGCGGCGGGCCTACCGTACGGCTCCATCTACCACCACTTTCCCGGTGGCAAGGAGGAGATCGCCGTCTCGGCCATCACCGGCACGGGAGTCCTGGTGGGGCGCATGATCTGTCAGGCGCCTCCGGATGTGTTCGCCACGGCGGCAACACTGTTCGACTTCATGGCCGTGAAACTGGCCGAGTCGGGCTGGACCGACGGCTGCCCGGTCGGCACGCCCGCCCTCGATGGCGGCAGCGATGTGGATGCGGTTCGCGCGGCATGTGTCTCGGCTTTCGAGGCCATGGCGCGCGGCTTCACCGACATGCTCGCCGAGATGGGGCTGCCCGAGGTCGAGGCGTACGAGCTGGCCACCACGGTGGTCGCCGCCTACGAGGGCGCGACCCTGCTGGCCCGGGTGCGGCGTTCGGAGGAGCCGTTGCACACCGTGTCACGGGCGGTGGCGCGATTGATCCGGCTCAGCGTCGCGGAAATCGATGCCGCGGAGGCCAATTCGCCGTAG